The Melitaea cinxia chromosome 24, ilMelCinx1.1, whole genome shotgun sequence genome window below encodes:
- the LOC123665434 gene encoding uncharacterized protein LOC123665434, translating to MELSRVSTLLAILLVTGTLGLPALPEDDSEVNLEPGTDSDDMSSPSTCTAKNGQQGICVPESYCTEDQTIAPGGVLHSSEYRELQSNVCKSLEWCCTEERQIDTPQVRTDNVDSCLPPDGDIFPWIVSLYKVHNSTAQSAQAAFCLGTLIGSKVVLTAGTCMAAAQHHMLYASLPRSNDPMKNYTVRFRKAHPMYNTGSHAFDYSILVLDEYVTFGDKRVQGACLAFEKPQGQCAAIGIDGNENLFSTLVNVTSDVCDSFGGRATNERVCTKNADVQQCLVATGSPLVCQSKSEKGVVVGVTRTTCVKDQVLVGSLEYATWITDELNAMKISKDVYLEK from the exons ATGGAGCTTTCAAGGGTGTCGACTTTACTGGCCATATTATTAGTCACTGGAACTCTGGGATTGCCTGCATTACCTGAAGACGACTCAGAAGTTAATTTAGAGC CGGGGACCGACTCAGATGATATGTCGTCACCTAGCACGTGTACAGCGAAAAATGGTCAACAAGGGATTTGTGTTCCCGAGAGTTACTGCACGGAAGATCAAACAATCGCACCGGGAGGAGTTTTACACTCTAGTGAGTACAG GGAATTGCAATCAAATGTTTGCAAATCGCTTGAATGGTGTTGCACAGAGGAGCGCCAGATTGACACACCGCAGGTCAGAACTGATAACGTAG acaGCTGTCTGCCGCCGGATGGAGACATTTTCCCATGGATAGTCTCTCTTTATAA GGTTCACAATTCAACTGCACAATCGGCTCAGGCGGCATTCTGTCTGGGAACCCTCATCGGGTCCAAGGTTGTTTTAACGGCGGGGACTTGCATGGCAGCCGCTCAGCATCACATGCTGTATGCTAGTCTACCGCGCTCTAATGACCCTATGAAAAATTACACGGTCCGCTTTCGGAAAGCCCACCCTATGTATAATACCG gaTCGCATGCCTTTGATTATAGTATATTAGTATTAGATGAGTATGTTACCTTTGGAGATAAAAGGGTCCAAGGTGCCTGTTTAGCCTTCGAGAAACCACAAGGCCAGTGTGCTGCTATTGGTATTGATGgcaatgaaaatttattttcg ACATTGGTGAATGTAACAAGCGATGTTTGTGACAGTTTTGGCGGCCGAGCGACCAACGAACGAGTTTGTACAAAGAACGCCGATGTACAGCAGTGCTTGGTTGCAACTGGGTCTCCCCTTGTCTGCCAATCAAAA TCGGAAAAGGGGGTTGTCGTCGGGGTCACTCGCACCACATGCGTCAAGGATCAGGTCTTAGTCGGGAGCTTAGAATATGCTACGTGGATCACGGATGAACTGAATGCAATGAAGATATCAAAAGACGTGTATTTAGAAAAATAG